The Odocoileus virginianus isolate 20LAN1187 ecotype Illinois chromosome 12, Ovbor_1.2, whole genome shotgun sequence genome has a segment encoding these proteins:
- the RFC5 gene encoding replication factor C subunit 5 isoform X2, producing MEISAHKQQHPEAAKIRNLPWVEKYRPQTLDDLISHQDILSTIQKFISEDRLPHLLLYGPPGTGKTSTILACAKQLYKDKEFGSMVLELNASDDRGIDIVRGPILSFASTRTIFKKGFKLVILDEADAMTQDAQNALRRVIEKFTENTRFCLICNYLSKIIPALQSRCTRFRFGPLTPELMVPRLEHVVEEEKVDISEDGMKALITLSSGDMRRALNILQSTNMAFGKVTEETVYTCTGHPLKSDIANILDWMLNQDFTTAYRNIMELKTLKGLALHDILTEIHLFVHRVDFPSSVRIHLLTKMADIEYRLSVGTSEKIQLSSLIAAFQVTRDLIVTEA from the exons ATGGAGATCTCAGCGCACAAGCAGCAGCATCCTGAGGCGGCCAAAATCAGAAACCTGCCCTG GGTTGAAAAATACCGGCCACAGACACTGGATGATCTCATTTCTCATCAGGACATCTTGAGTACTA TTCAGAAGTTTATCAGTGAGGACCGCCTGCCGCACCTCCTTCTGTATGGTCCTCCAGGGACAGGAAAGACATCCACCATCCTGGCCTGTGCTAAACAGCTGTACAAAGATAAGGAATTTGGCTCCATGGTCTTGGAG CTGAATGCTTCAGATGACCGAGGAATAGATATCGTTCGAGGACCAATCCTGAGCTTTGCTAGCACAAGGACAATATTTAA GAAAGGCTTTAAACTAGTGATCTTGGATGAGGCCGATGCCATGACTCAGGACGCCCAGAACGCCCTGCGGAGAG TGATTGAGAAGTTTACTGAAAATACCAGATTTTGCCTCATCTGTAACTATCTGTCAAAGATCATCCCCGCCTTGCAGTCCCGGTGTACACGATTCCGATTTGGACCACTGACTCCCGAACTCATGGTTCCCCGCCTGGAACACGTCGTAGAAGAAGAGAA AGTTGATATAAGTGAAGACGGGATGAAAGCGCTCATAACTCTTTCCAGTGGAGACATGCGAAGGGCTCTGAACATTTTACAG AGCACCAATATGGCCTTTGGGAAGGTCACAGAGGAGACCGTCTACACCTGCACAGGGCACCCGCTCAAGTCAGACATCGCCAACATTCTGGACTGGATGTTGAATCAAGATTTCACCACAGCCTATAGGAATATC ATGGAGTTGAAGACTCTGAAGGGGTTGGCATTACACGACATCCTGACGGAGATACACCTGTTCGTGCACAGAG ttgaCTTTCCATCTTCAGTTCGAATACATTTATTGACCAAAATGGCAGACATTGA GTACAGGCTTTCTGTTGGCACCAGTGAGAAGATTCAGCTGAGTTCCCTCATTGCCGCTTTTCAAGTCACCAGAGACCTGATTGTCACCGAGGCCTAG
- the RFC5 gene encoding replication factor C subunit 5 isoform X1, which yields MVLELNASDDRGIDIVRGPILSFASTRTIFKKGFKLVILDEADAMTQDAQNALRRVIEKFTENTRFCLICNYLSKIIPALQSRCTRFRFGPLTPELMVPRLEHVVEEEKVDISEDGMKALITLSSGDMRRALNILQSTNMAFGKVTEETVYTCTGHPLKSDIANILDWMLNQDFTTAYRNIMELKTLKGLALHDILTEIHLFVHRVDFPSSVRIHLLTKMADIEYRLSVGTSEKIQLSSLIAAFQVTRDLIVTEA from the exons ATGGTCTTGGAG CTGAATGCTTCAGATGACCGAGGAATAGATATCGTTCGAGGACCAATCCTGAGCTTTGCTAGCACAAGGACAATATTTAA GAAAGGCTTTAAACTAGTGATCTTGGATGAGGCCGATGCCATGACTCAGGACGCCCAGAACGCCCTGCGGAGAG TGATTGAGAAGTTTACTGAAAATACCAGATTTTGCCTCATCTGTAACTATCTGTCAAAGATCATCCCCGCCTTGCAGTCCCGGTGTACACGATTCCGATTTGGACCACTGACTCCCGAACTCATGGTTCCCCGCCTGGAACACGTCGTAGAAGAAGAGAA AGTTGATATAAGTGAAGACGGGATGAAAGCGCTCATAACTCTTTCCAGTGGAGACATGCGAAGGGCTCTGAACATTTTACAG AGCACCAATATGGCCTTTGGGAAGGTCACAGAGGAGACCGTCTACACCTGCACAGGGCACCCGCTCAAGTCAGACATCGCCAACATTCTGGACTGGATGTTGAATCAAGATTTCACCACAGCCTATAGGAATATC ATGGAGTTGAAGACTCTGAAGGGGTTGGCATTACACGACATCCTGACGGAGATACACCTGTTCGTGCACAGAG ttgaCTTTCCATCTTCAGTTCGAATACATTTATTGACCAAAATGGCAGACATTGA GTACAGGCTTTCTGTTGGCACCAGTGAGAAGATTCAGCTGAGTTCCCTCATTGCCGCTTTTCAAGTCACCAGAGACCTGATTGTCACCGAGGCCTAG
- the RFC5 gene encoding replication factor C subunit 5 isoform X3, translating to MSSRLLERLPSLSLWSLRRRDAVSQKQARVEKYRPQTLDDLISHQDILSTIQKFISEDRLPHLLLYGPPGTGKTSTILACAKQLYKDKEFGSMVLELNASDDRGIDIVRGPILSFASTRTIFKKGFKLVILDEADAMTQDAQNALRRVIEKFTENTRFCLICNYLSKIIPALQSRCTRFRFGPLTPELMVPRLEHVVEEEKVDISEDGMKALITLSSGDMRRALNILQSTNMAFGKVTEETVYTCTGHPLKSDIANILDWMLNQDFTTAYRNIMELKTLKGLALHDILTEIHLFVHRGITFLPG from the exons GGTTGAAAAATACCGGCCACAGACACTGGATGATCTCATTTCTCATCAGGACATCTTGAGTACTA TTCAGAAGTTTATCAGTGAGGACCGCCTGCCGCACCTCCTTCTGTATGGTCCTCCAGGGACAGGAAAGACATCCACCATCCTGGCCTGTGCTAAACAGCTGTACAAAGATAAGGAATTTGGCTCCATGGTCTTGGAG CTGAATGCTTCAGATGACCGAGGAATAGATATCGTTCGAGGACCAATCCTGAGCTTTGCTAGCACAAGGACAATATTTAA GAAAGGCTTTAAACTAGTGATCTTGGATGAGGCCGATGCCATGACTCAGGACGCCCAGAACGCCCTGCGGAGAG TGATTGAGAAGTTTACTGAAAATACCAGATTTTGCCTCATCTGTAACTATCTGTCAAAGATCATCCCCGCCTTGCAGTCCCGGTGTACACGATTCCGATTTGGACCACTGACTCCCGAACTCATGGTTCCCCGCCTGGAACACGTCGTAGAAGAAGAGAA AGTTGATATAAGTGAAGACGGGATGAAAGCGCTCATAACTCTTTCCAGTGGAGACATGCGAAGGGCTCTGAACATTTTACAG AGCACCAATATGGCCTTTGGGAAGGTCACAGAGGAGACCGTCTACACCTGCACAGGGCACCCGCTCAAGTCAGACATCGCCAACATTCTGGACTGGATGTTGAATCAAGATTTCACCACAGCCTATAGGAATATC ATGGAGTTGAAGACTCTGAAGGGGTTGGCATTACACGACATCCTGACGGAGATACACCTGTTCGTGCACAGAGGTATCACGTTCCTCCCCGGCTGA